ATGTAATGCTCGATTTTAAGAGCCATTGACATATTTCCCTCAAGCTTATATAGGAAATAAGCCGTTTCAAAGTACTCTTTTACTGCAACTTTAGAAGAAAAATTCTTACTGACATTTCCCATCAATACATACAAATCAGCCAAAAGATATGTTGTTCTATACGTCTTACATTGCTTTATCGTATCTGTGATTTTAGTAATAGCCTCTTCAGTATTATTCTGCAACCATAGATAGCGACAAACATTATAATTAAATTTAATAGAAAGGTTTAATTCTTCGATTGTGTTTAACTTGAGTTGATTTACTTGATACTCTAACTTTTCTCTAATTTCATTAAAACTCTCTAAATCTTCAATATCATAATAAAAATTGAATAGAGTATTTGCAACTTGAAGGTAGGTCAAGTCAGTTACACTTAACTGAGACAGTACCTTCTCCAATCTTGCCACAGCCTCCTCTTTTTGCCCATAGAAATAAAAATCTATAAGAGATTTTATCCACTCCATATAAAACTTATCTACTAGAGACAAGCGATGTACTTTTACACTCTCTAGTTCATATATATATTTCAAAGACTCATAATTTCGATTTGTGATAAATGTCTGAGCTAACTTCTTAAACTCTG
This window of the Streptococcus sp. 116-D4 genome carries:
- a CDS encoding helix-turn-helix domain-containing protein → MGTLLATRLKNRRKELKMSQRELAEGICKQGQISRLENGEFTPGADFLYALSKKLKVSMDYFFNEQIEEEIDELSEFKKLAQTFITNRNYESLKYIYELESVKVHRLSLVDKFYMEWIKSLIDFYFYGQKEEAVARLEKVLSQLSVTDLTYLQVANTLFNFYYDIEDLESFNEIREKLEYQVNQLKLNTIEELNLSIKFNYNVCRYLWLQNNTEEAITKITDTIKQCKTYRTTYLLADLYVLMGNVSKNFSSKVAVKEYFETAYFLYKLEGNMSMALKIEHYIADMTK